The following DNA comes from Anopheles arabiensis isolate DONGOLA chromosome 3, AaraD3, whole genome shotgun sequence.
AGAGAGATTCAGGGTCCATTCTCCTTTTCTGTGTCTCGTCTTTCGTTTACAGCTTGTGGTTGTTTTCCTATGACTTTTGATTTTTCCGGACGACTCGGACTTCAAATaactccaggcgactccggacggctctggacgattccgaacgattccgaacgacttcggacgactccggacgactccggacgactccggacgactccgtaagactccagacaactcccggcaactccggacgacttcggacgactccaattCCGCGCAAAACTAGAGGTTcagattttgccggagtcggaatcggactaagaATAGCCGAAGTTgcatcggagtcgtgggtgcgcttcAAAGAGCACATCGCTAGCTGAAACCTTCTCAAGTGCACAGCCAGTAAAACGCGAAGGACGCGCCAGTTCTCCAGATAGCAGCCGACCGACAACCGACGACCGACGACCTCCctgttccttccttccttcaatGCCGGGTGACGCATAAACAACGCATTCATTTCATATTGCAGTCCACCACAGCATTCTTGGATGCGCTTCGATGCCTGGGGCTGCGCTACGTTCTGCTCTGTTTGTACTGTGGCatgtgcctgtgtgtatgtgttggtgcgtgttTGTCGCAAGACTCACGCTTCCGGCAAGATGCAGGTTGCGGGATTTTGGCATTGCTTTTGTGTCTCCGTTAGTGAGGGAGAAAATCTCCTCAGACAAAAAAGCAGCTCAATAACTCCCACAAACGctctctttgtgtgtgagctatccaaaattcaattaaatatgTTCCTTCGTGttgttccgttttttgttttcttacttTGGAGAACTTCTTTTACTTTCTTGTGCACACTTTGCTGCAACAATGTTTGTTATTTCTTATGCAGCTCTTGGGCCACACAGCATATAACCACGCAGGACACCAATACATCCGTACCGCCCCACACGCActtatggaaaacaaaaaaaaacagtcatgTTTATTCTTCCCCTCGGGGGCTCTTTCTGGACATGTAGAGGGGtagttttttgctttgttctaCAACTCCACTGAAATCCGTCCACTGAACCACCATACCGAACGTGCCGCCCCACAGTCGGTTCTCTATCCCTCGCAACATTTTCACATATTCTCACgaacacttttttttgccgACTTCCGGCCTCTGGTACGATTGTTATGATTTATGCTGATGAATCagtgcactgctgctgctactggagGACGCACCCTTTCCAGGGCGACCACCCTGCCGAGAAGCACTGTTGGGTTCACACTTTTTGgctcacaaacactcacacacacacgcacgcacacaattGTGAAACAATAGACAATTAGAGATGTAGCATTTCCTCCGGGTCACGAAATTTACCTTCATCACTGCAACGTCCGCGGCCGCCATGGTGATTCCAGGGATTGTTGAGATGAAATAAGCTGTTGTTTGATGCGTTCGGTTCGAGCTAAACTTCTTCCTtgcgctgctgccgctgccctcTCCCCCACTCCAGCACTGACGTTTGATGTCAAACGCCGCACAGGGGAGGGGATGGCTCCTGCCGTTTGACTGGAGTTTGGAAGCAACACCGTGGCCGTTATTTTTTCGGTAAATTTCACTTGCAACTTAGTTTAACACTGCGCCTGTTTTGAGGCTCggtttttacacattttaaaacaaattttagcAAACGCAATCATAAAGCGAAATTGTTTTTTGCAGCGACAAAATCCAAACTGGAGGAACAGTGGTTCATCCTTTCGGTCACGCGGTGCGCCATTTGAATGTGACTTTTTggtgataaaaaaatatttttaaaaatatagaaacagcaaaaaatttGTATTTACCACATAGATAATTTAAAACgaagttaaaataatttttaatataatttgagttttttctcgtttgcaataaaaaaataccttcAGTGTAGTCTCTacgtagtgatgggaaaacataggccgaaaatacacggaccggaatttcgcggccgcggaattccgcttgctgaaaaatgtatggatatgacagttcgggaaagttgccgttgacactttgtatatgggtttgacagcaggcggaattccgcggccgcgaaattccggtccgtgtattttcggcctaagtttgcgtcggaatcgattccgactagctccgaagttttctggaatcgactccagataGTAGAtctggaatcagtttccggaatcgaatccggaattggttccgatATCGGAATTGgatccggaattggttccgaaatTGGCTTCCGAATCGGTACCgcaatcgaaatcggctctggaatcggaattggctccgataTCAGAATAGGCTTTGAATcagagtcggtttcggcatatCCATAAGAATTAGGCGGTTGGGTTCAATAATGCTACTACATTTTGTAACCAcaaagaatccaaatttaGTTGTAAATTATCCTTTCTCAAGGAGATTTCCGGTCTGAATGATGATTTCCAATGATTTCGTTTCTGAAACTTTATacttcaattcaagaactgattctcattccggagatAATTCCATTTCTTGAGTCAATTCAAATTCCATtgccggagcaaattgcgactCCAAGgtagattctgattccggaaccgattccgatttcggagctGTTTTCGATCCCGGAATTGATCTCCAAGCcgacttcggaatcggctttgGAGTCAACTCCCCAATTGGCTCCGGATACaaattcggaatcggctccgaaattggcttcggaatcgactccgcaATCGACTCCGGAAACGGCTCCTGAATTGATGCTCGGAACCACTAGTTCtgcccagagtcggagtcgtccagagtcggaaTCTTGCAGTCACCCGGAGTTGACAGGAATAGGAGTAattcggagttgtccagagtcgattGGAAACAACAGGAGCCGCCCGAGGCAATTTGCTTGTTatcaggcatttcatttcgttatgtttttttgcctttcatTTAGATAacaggcctttgtttcgaaggtcGACTATGGACTCTGCAAGAACCCTGGGAAGGCCACTCCTTTGCTCCAAAATGTTCGAAGCGGCATGCCACGCCATATATAACGAGCAGAGTCTTCGATTGTCGAGAAGGAGTTGTCTTTCACTTCACTCGAGAGCGTTGCCTTTCTTATTTTTAGTCATTTTTCTTTATTATGAATACTTTATAAGCACagatgtgttttcttcctttccattcCTTTCACATGATCAATCTTAATTGCATTAGCTGGATTTCTACCTTGTCTACTTACGAACCAAATACCTTTTGAAgccttttaaaattaatatttaaaccTAAAAAGAACAGTTCCATATTGCGTCACTACGGCTGCCtacaaaacataaatataattGTCTTTATCTTCTGCATCACTTAGCCCTTGCCGCCCGCCTACACAGTCGTCTGCAGCTTGAGACAAACGTCCAGCCCGACCGTCAGGTCGGCCCGGTGCCGATTGACCAGCTTCAGCAGCTTaatcttcttctccttcgcATGGTTCGACTCCAGCTCGTACAGCGTGGACAGGTTCACGAGCAGCGACTCGTTCAGACAAGCCTTGGTGTTGCGCTCGATTGCGCCCTCGTACAGCTTGATCGCGTCCTTCAGCTTGCCCGAGTACAGCAAACACACGCCCATGTTGTTGTACAGCATCGTGTTGGAGGGCGCGGCCGCCGACGCCTTCTGGAACAGCTCAAATGCACTCTGGAAATCGTTCTGGGCGACGGCCAGCAGCCCCCGGTCGATCAGATCCGGCACCTCGGAGGCTTTCCTGCGACAAGAAAGAAATCGAAAGCACTTGTGTGAGTTGCGTACGATAGCGCGCAAAACAAAtttcgaaaaagaaaaccgcCATCTGCTTACTCCTCCTTGAGCCGTCGAGCTTCGGCAAACTTCTTCTCCGCACCGGCCATATCGCCACACTGCAGCCGCATCCGGCCCCAGGCAGACAGGAGTATGCGCTTCTGCGGGTTGGCCGCTGCCCCGGCCAGCCGTTCCATGAGCTGCTCGACCAGCCCGAAATCTTTCACCGCCAGCGCACAGTTCACGATGGAATGTAGGACGCGCGTTTCGCGCGCGGTCCAAAAGCCGAACGCTTCCTGCGCATGGGGCACGGCACCGTTCGGCAGGCCGGCAGTTCGCTCGAAGTAGCAGCGGATTTGATGCACCACCGCCAGCAGATCGGTCAGCCGATCGAGCGCGACACGTGGCGCACCGAGATAGACGGGCAGCTCGGCAAGCAGCAGCCGGAAGGAGAACGGTGCCATCGAGCCCTTCCGGTCGGCGTGCATGTCCGGATGGTAGAACTCGTAAAACACGTCCGGATTGCTGAGTGCACCGAACGGTTCCGCCTCGACGCGCGCTATCTCGTACTGGCCGAGCTTTACCAGCAGCGCCAGCCGGGTGAACCAAAGCTGCAGCGAGTTGGGACTGTGCTTCACCGGATGCCCGGCGTGCCCGAACCCCTGCTGCTTGATCGTGAGCAACCGGGCGGTCAGGTTCACCGCCGACCGGAAGCACCCGTTCTCTATCAGCTCGCGCAATCCCCGCTCGTCCTGCGTTACGTTGTCCGGGAGGAGCAGCTTGCGCTGCTGTGCCTCGCTCGCGTCGACCAGCAACCCGACCGCGTCCTGCACCGGATCGGTCAGATCGGTCGCCACGCTTACGCCGGGCATGGTTAGGTTGGCGGGTGGCAGGCCGCCCGGTGCCGTCCGTCTTGGCGGCTGCCACAGATCGCGCACGCCGTCCGGAATGTTGGGTTGGGATTGCAGGTCGCTGCTGGCGAGGTAGTCGTAGGACAGGTACGCTTCCGCCACTGCTCCCTGCGAGAGACCTTCTGCAACGGAAGTAGAAATAAGTAGAAACACAATTAGTCTCGTCATTGTACTGTTTTCTCAGGTACGTACCTTCACCGGCGGTCAAACTATCGAAACAGCTCGGTGGGTCATTGGCAAAATATTTGCTTATATTCGGTTCCACACCACCGCTCGCCATTTTCGGGAAAACGAATAGGAAGGAACTTAGTTAACCACTCTGGCAGCAAAATCAGTAACGATACGAGAAAACCATTCAGCTGATTAATCAGCCCCTTTCTGTTTTGGTTTCTGTTCCACAGCTGGGCTGATTTTGACGTTTCGTTCGAGGGAgataaaaaggtaaacaaagcgctgtttttgtgcaaatttcaaattaacagtttttacattcctattttcttttcttttcatgcTCCAAATGATCAGTGGTCCTGTTACAATTCAGTGCGATGTGCTGACATGGTTCCAAGGATACTCCTTGCCTATTTGTCTGTTCACGAGCTCCAACAAATTTTGCTACGTTTATGCAAGTCACCGAACTCTCGGGGAGGTATCTCCCAGACCTTGGCCTACGCTGATGATACGGCCAGGGCTAGGGGTGAGAGCGCGGAATTGTACCtacccgattccaattccgtgTTCTGAATCAATTTCGGAGCCTGTTCTAATGCTGGAAACGATTCCGGTACCGGAGCCAATCCCGGAATTAACTCCAGAGCCGGTTCCGGAGTCCACTCCGAATGCAGAAACAATTCGAGAATCGGAATTGCCCCTTGAATCAGAATCGACATgagaattggaattagctccggaatgagaattgtttcttgaattgaattgaagaaTTTTCAGAgacgaaatcagtccgggaatctccatgagaatggaaaGTTCACAAAtaaatttggattctttgcggctatcaatcaatacgtagcatcagCATTCGACCCAAACaccgactccgatttcgaagccaattccgattccggaacagattctgatttcggaaccgaatctgattccggaaccgattctggagccgattctagAACCAATTCCTActctactatccggaatcggattcaATTCCTCTCGGatctactatccggaatcgtttCTAGACAACTTAGGAGctagctggaatcgattccgacgaaaacttaAAATTTCCCCATCACTAGACAGGACTCTCTAACTGCTGACCACTACCAATGAATGGAGTGCTTCctttatttggcgtaacgtcgtcctacgcggacatgccacATGCCGCCGGCCTAATACAGGCTTTGGAGagttaattcattaccacgcagccgatTAAAATCAGTCCTTGCAACGGAGGTGAACGTGGTCCATtctagacttgaacccatgacgggcatgttattgagtcgtttgagtagacgactgtaccacgggaccaccGCCTTGAAACGCagattaacaaaaacaaaaacggatgCAAAGGCATGCAGCGAATAGGAATCGTAAGACCCCAAGCGATCTATTCCATAATATCTTTCTATGTCTATGGTCACATGTCACCCGAAATCAAAGATAAGTATGGCGTAGTCTTCATAAAttactttaattttaattgagtACAGTCATGTGCGTGCTGATTGTTTCCTGCCCTGCTCAGAACCTCGAATGAAAAAAACTCCCTCAatcatttcaataaaaaaaacttgatctcataaaaacattttgtaaaaaaaacaactctacATGAAAAACATGACGTGCGCCAGCATGACAATTATATTGTTACAGTTCGTAGGTTATCCCTCCACGTGTCCTTTGTAGACCCTTTACGCAGTACAAAACCAAAGCCCACCAACTGCCAATAACAAACattaatcctttttttatcttctctcTTAAGCATTTCATGCTTTCGTCTGACAATTTTCCAAACCAGCTGTTCGCTACCTGTTTTATTCGAGATTCGAGACACAATCGTTCGAGACACAATGCCGCAAGATGATCGCGCGCCCCCGCCCCTAGGAACCGTACTCCTCCATCGCACACTTCCAGGCGTGCACGTGCGGATGCGTCTGCGGATCGATCTCGACCATTTTCAGCACGTTCCACACGTCAAAGTCCTGCTTGGTTGGCATCGTTTCGGAAATGAATGCGGTATAGCGTTGCttctgctgttgctcctgCCGCTCCTCCACCACCGGGCTCGTATCCATCGATCCGTTCAGTTGTGCTCCATCGTCGGTGTGTAGCGCCCCGTTCAGCAAACCATCCGTCGTCTCGTGGTGaccgctgctgttgttgccgttgcgATCCTTGCGCAGCGCTTTCGGGCTTGACGGTGGCGTAAAGAACGCATCCTCTTCCTGCTCGTTCTCGGAATCGCTGCAGCTGTAGTACAGCTCTTCCTCGTCCTTCGACCCGTTCAGCTGGAGCGGCTCCTTCCCGCCACCGCTACGGTACGTGTGGAAGTCAACAACAACCGGCGCTGGTGCCGGTTCCGACGCCGAAGTGGTCCGAATCGCACGCTTTTCGCGCCGTTTGTTCATTCGCTCCATTATGCCCGGAGGGCCGCCGGTGCCGGCGTGGATGGTGGTCGCACCGGTACGGCACCCGCACGCTAGAATGTGTTCGTTCTCGCTCCATCCCGATTGGCCGGCAAAGTCGAGGGGCGTTATTGTTGCAGCGAGGCTAGA
Coding sequences within:
- the LOC120903758 gene encoding trafficking protein particle complex subunit 12 isoform X2: MASGGVEPNISKYFANDPPSCFDSLTAGEGLSQGAVAEAYLSYDYLASSDLQSQPNIPDGVRDLWQPPRRTAPGGLPPANLTMPGVSVATDLTDPVQDAVGLLVDASEAQQRKLLLPDNVTQDERGLRELIENGCFRSAVNLTARLLTIKQQGFGHAGHPVKHSPNSLQLWFTRLALLVKLGQYEIARVEAEPFGALSNPDVFYEFYHPDMHADRKGSMAPFSFRLLLAELPVYLGAPRVALDRLTDLLAVVHQIRCYFERTAGLPNGAVPHAQEAFGFWTARETRVLHSIVNCALAVKDFGLVEQLMERLAGAAANPQKRILLSAWGRMRLQCGDMAGAEKKFAEARRLKEEKASEVPDLIDRGLLAVAQNDFQSAFELFQKASAAAPSNTMLYNNMGVCLLYSGKLKDAIKLYEGAIERNTKACLNESLLVNLSTLYELESNHAKEKKIKLLKLVNRHRADLTVGLDVCLKLQTTV
- the LOC120903758 gene encoding trafficking protein particle complex subunit 12 isoform X1, producing MASGGVEPNISKYFANDPPSCFDSLTAGEEGLSQGAVAEAYLSYDYLASSDLQSQPNIPDGVRDLWQPPRRTAPGGLPPANLTMPGVSVATDLTDPVQDAVGLLVDASEAQQRKLLLPDNVTQDERGLRELIENGCFRSAVNLTARLLTIKQQGFGHAGHPVKHSPNSLQLWFTRLALLVKLGQYEIARVEAEPFGALSNPDVFYEFYHPDMHADRKGSMAPFSFRLLLAELPVYLGAPRVALDRLTDLLAVVHQIRCYFERTAGLPNGAVPHAQEAFGFWTARETRVLHSIVNCALAVKDFGLVEQLMERLAGAAANPQKRILLSAWGRMRLQCGDMAGAEKKFAEARRLKEEKASEVPDLIDRGLLAVAQNDFQSAFELFQKASAAAPSNTMLYNNMGVCLLYSGKLKDAIKLYEGAIERNTKACLNESLLVNLSTLYELESNHAKEKKIKLLKLVNRHRADLTVGLDVCLKLQTTV